A DNA window from Bacteroidia bacterium contains the following coding sequences:
- a CDS encoding cbb3-type cytochrome c oxidase subunit I: MEHALHTHEHPQSFWSKYIFSTDHKTIGLQYIIMGLIMASVGGFLAYVFRMNLAFPGEYIPFFGNLNPQEYNTLVTNHGMIMVLWVAMPILLSGLGNLLIPIMIGADDMAFPTLNMLSFWVFFISSIVILSSFFVPSGGFAGGWTLYPPLSAGAYHNTRPEFWSAFFSGASLMIIAVALEIIAMLMGGINFLVTAINKRAPGLSAFKLPIIVWFLCIASLDFMFSVAPLVAGAIMLLFDNILGTGFYDPARGGDPILFQHLFWFFGHPEVYVILMPALGVVAEIITVFSRKTLFAYKFIVNATVLAAILSVVVWAHHQFVAGIDPRMATFFSIGTIIISIPFAGIFLSYMATLWGGSIRFTTPMLWALGFIGLFLIGGLTGLFLGSNTFDIYAHDTYFIIAHFHYTLFPIVFFGFFASFYYWFPKFLGKNLNETLGKLHFALTFIFFNGTFFLLFFNGLAGQHRRIYNYSLFSNVMQEPYRTFEKIATISAVCLILSQFIFLINLIITLRKKEKAVDNPWNAATLEWQTSSPPPHGNFPEPISVNYGPYEYSNPQFTTDFVPQNQKI, from the coding sequence ATGGAACACGCGCTTCACACGCACGAACATCCCCAGAGTTTTTGGTCAAAATATATTTTTTCGACTGACCATAAAACTATCGGGTTGCAGTATATTATCATGGGGTTGATAATGGCATCTGTAGGTGGCTTCTTGGCATACGTATTTCGGATGAACTTAGCCTTCCCGGGAGAGTATATTCCGTTTTTTGGAAACCTTAATCCGCAAGAGTACAACACCTTAGTTACCAACCATGGTATGATTATGGTGCTTTGGGTAGCAATGCCCATATTGCTTTCCGGGTTAGGTAACTTATTAATCCCCATTATGATAGGAGCTGACGATATGGCTTTCCCTACGTTAAATATGCTCTCTTTTTGGGTTTTCTTTATTAGTTCTATTGTAATATTATCTTCCTTTTTTGTACCTTCAGGGGGGTTTGCCGGAGGCTGGACATTATATCCGCCGCTTTCTGCTGGTGCTTATCACAATACGAGGCCGGAGTTTTGGTCAGCATTCTTTTCCGGAGCAAGTTTAATGATTATCGCAGTTGCACTTGAAATTATAGCAATGTTGATGGGCGGGATTAACTTTTTAGTAACTGCTATCAACAAACGCGCACCGGGATTATCTGCCTTTAAATTACCCATTATCGTATGGTTCCTCTGCATTGCAAGCCTTGATTTTATGTTTTCTGTTGCTCCGTTAGTAGCGGGAGCCATTATGTTACTCTTTGATAATATTTTAGGAACTGGTTTTTATGACCCCGCCCGCGGTGGAGACCCTATCTTATTTCAGCACTTATTTTGGTTTTTTGGGCATCCTGAGGTTTATGTGATCCTAATGCCGGCATTAGGAGTAGTGGCAGAAATCATTACTGTATTTTCTCGTAAAACCCTATTTGCCTATAAGTTTATCGTAAATGCTACGGTGTTGGCAGCGATATTATCTGTTGTTGTGTGGGCACACCACCAATTTGTTGCCGGTATAGACCCACGTATGGCTACTTTTTTTAGCATTGGCACTATCATTATCTCTATTCCGTTTGCGGGGATATTTCTTTCTTATATGGCAACACTATGGGGAGGCTCCATCAGGTTTACAACGCCAATGCTTTGGGCACTCGGCTTCATCGGCCTATTTTTGATTGGCGGTCTAACCGGCTTATTCTTAGGCTCTAACACCTTTGACATCTATGCGCATGACACCTACTTTATCATTGCTCACTTCCATTATACTTTGTTCCCAATTGTGTTTTTTGGCTTCTTTGCCTCTTTCTACTATTGGTTTCCCAAGTTTCTGGGCAAAAACCTGAATGAAACCTTAGGCAAACTGCATTTCGCTTTAACATTTATTTTCTTTAATGGAACATTTTTCTTGTTATTTTTCAACGGATTAGCCGGACAGCACCGTAGGATTTACAATTACAGTTTATTCTCAAATGTGATGCAAGAACCTTACAGAACATTTGAAAAAATCGCAACTATTTCTGCTGTTTGCTTAATATTAAGCCAGTTTATTTTCTTAATTAACTTAATCATCACCTTACGCAAGAAAGAAAAAGCCGTAGATAATCCTTGGAATGCAGCTACTTTAGAATGGCAAACCTCATCACCTCCGCCTCATGGAAACTTCCCAGAGCCTATTTCTGTAAATTATGGCCCTTATGAATACAGTAATCCTCAGTTTACAACGGATTTCGTTCCACAAAATCAAAAAATATAA
- a CDS encoding cytochrome c oxidase subunit 3, protein MSQNQTMYVSERSVPQGRLALWVLIAGELAIFGGLIAVYLMSRLRYPEEWSAQAAHTSTFFGALNTIVLLFSSYAIVRAHTAAVHKQLNKITLWMSVTIGCGFLFLINKSIEYTNEIHHGFTMSSPKLQDAGNAVGSVFWSYYYTMTGLHGLHVIIGMISIFIVMMGARKGKNLHRVELVGLYWHMVDLIWIFLFPLLYIAK, encoded by the coding sequence ATGAGTCAGAATCAAACAATGTATGTTTCAGAGCGGTCTGTTCCTCAGGGGCGGCTTGCACTCTGGGTACTTATTGCCGGCGAATTGGCTATCTTTGGGGGTCTGATAGCTGTTTACCTCATGAGCAGGCTTCGCTATCCCGAAGAATGGTCTGCGCAGGCAGCCCACACCTCTACCTTTTTTGGTGCGCTAAATACCATCGTGTTGCTATTCAGCAGCTATGCCATCGTCCGTGCACACACAGCCGCCGTACATAAGCAACTAAACAAAATAACCCTCTGGATGAGCGTAACTATCGGCTGCGGATTCCTCTTCCTAATCAATAAATCAATAGAATACACAAATGAAATCCACCACGGATTTACGATGAGTAGCCCTAAGCTACAGGATGCCGGCAATGCTGTGGGCTCTGTATTCTGGTCATATTATTATACCATGACAGGGCTGCACGGGCTGCACGTTATTATCGGAATGATATCCATCTTTATCGTAATGATGGGTGCCAGAAAAGGAAAAAACCTACACCGAGTAGAACTCGTTGGGCTTTATTGGCACATGGTTGACCTAATCTGGATTTTCTTATTCCCACTACTTTATATCGCAAAATAA
- a CDS encoding cytochrome C oxidase subunit IV family protein, with amino-acid sequence MESNKEEGVVIPDMENDYHGHPNYEKVLIQLFVLFAVSLAVGYFSSMLSIIIIFGTAFWKIAMVMRNFMHLKFEPWVIGVAVAMVIFTLLTFFFGVMPDVTYIIRDVVPKYN; translated from the coding sequence ATGGAGTCAAATAAAGAAGAAGGGGTCGTTATCCCCGATATGGAGAATGATTATCATGGGCATCCAAATTATGAAAAGGTACTTATTCAGTTATTCGTTCTTTTTGCAGTGAGTTTAGCCGTAGGCTATTTTTCCTCGATGCTTTCTATTATTATCATTTTTGGGACAGCTTTTTGGAAGATTGCTATGGTGATGCGTAACTTTATGCACCTAAAATTTGAGCCGTGGGTAATTGGTGTAGCCGTTGCTATGGTGATATTCACACTATTAACATTCTTTTTTGGGGTAATGCCAGACGTTACGTACATTATTCGGGATGTTGTTCCAAAATATAACTAA
- a CDS encoding heme-copper oxidase subunit III, with protein sequence MDIAIQGASGKKIPNALLGMILFLTVEVMLFAGFISAYTVNRATAAVWPPYSQPRLPIEITFVNTLVLLASGITAFLFARQYKRSAKMTLLYVTILLGIIFLSIQGSEWAKLISYGLTTSSSLYGAFFYTIIGAHAVHAVAGLVILLYLLNKLQRSSDLQDKQETIVVCNLYWYFVVGIWPVLYVLVYLL encoded by the coding sequence ATGGATATAGCTATTCAAGGTGCATCTGGGAAAAAAATCCCGAACGCCTTATTAGGAATGATTTTATTTCTAACGGTAGAAGTAATGCTATTTGCCGGCTTTATCAGTGCATACACTGTCAATCGTGCAACAGCAGCCGTTTGGCCACCATATAGCCAGCCTCGCTTACCCATAGAAATAACTTTTGTGAATACTTTAGTACTATTAGCAAGTGGCATAACGGCCTTTTTGTTTGCACGGCAGTATAAACGTTCGGCTAAAATGACCCTCTTGTATGTAACTATCTTATTGGGAATAATATTTTTATCTATTCAAGGAAGTGAATGGGCAAAGTTAATCAGCTACGGATTAACCACTTCTTCCAGCCTATACGGAGCATTCTTTTATACCATTATCGGTGCTCATGCAGTCCATGCTGTTGCAGGGCTTGTGATTTTGCTATACTTATTAAATAAATTACAACGAAGTTCAGACCTACAAGACAAGCAAGAAACAATAGTAGTTTGCAACCTATATTGGTATTTTGTGGTGGGAATTTGGCCGGTATTGTATGTATTAGTTTATCTATTATAA
- the cyoE gene encoding heme o synthase, whose product MLSLSAIESFTKQKLIDYGQLVKLRLSFFVVFSAAMSYLWATNRQVDTLTIWLLSAGGFLITACANILNQVIERISDKFMKRTAKRPLPANRMNPLEALTLALLTGVIGLLLLFSINFISGILGFCAIVTYAGIYTPMKRLSSLAIVPGAIAGSIPVIIGWTAGTGAIQLEAILLFGIQFVWQFPHTWTIAWLQNDEYNKAGLKMLPMQRKNKLSASLILLSTFLIIPSVLVLYMYQTAGFHVTWILALAALGMMFLSYKFYIKRTDKAAVTLMLSCFAFLPFVLITLVIEKFL is encoded by the coding sequence ATGTTAAGTTTATCTGCGATTGAAAGTTTTACTAAGCAAAAGCTAATTGACTATGGCCAGTTAGTAAAACTAAGGTTATCTTTTTTTGTGGTTTTTTCTGCCGCGATGTCTTATCTATGGGCAACAAATCGTCAGGTAGATACCCTTACAATCTGGTTATTATCTGCCGGTGGCTTCCTCATTACTGCTTGCGCAAATATTTTAAATCAAGTTATTGAGCGTATTTCAGATAAATTTATGAAGCGTACGGCAAAGCGACCCCTTCCGGCTAATAGAATGAATCCATTAGAAGCATTGACGTTAGCCTTACTTACCGGAGTTATCGGACTATTACTTTTATTTAGTATAAATTTCATTTCAGGGATACTCGGTTTTTGTGCCATCGTTACTTATGCCGGGATTTATACCCCCATGAAAAGATTATCCTCCTTAGCGATTGTTCCGGGAGCCATTGCCGGCTCTATCCCAGTTATTATCGGCTGGACTGCTGGAACCGGTGCTATTCAATTAGAAGCTATCTTATTGTTTGGGATTCAGTTTGTTTGGCAATTTCCACACACTTGGACTATTGCTTGGCTACAAAATGACGAATACAACAAAGCCGGCCTCAAAATGCTTCCGATGCAACGCAAAAATAAACTTTCTGCAAGCCTGATTTTACTATCTACATTTTTAATAATACCCTCTGTATTAGTTCTTTATATGTATCAAACTGCCGGCTTTCACGTAACTTGGATATTAGCCTTAGCAGCCTTAGGGATGATGTTTTTATCCTATAAGTTTTATATCAAAAGGACAGACAAAGCTGCCGTTACGTTGATGCTTTCTTGTTTTGCGTTCCTACCGTTTGTACTGATTACATTAGTAATTGAAAAATTTCTATGA
- the sdaAA gene encoding L-serine ammonia-lyase, iron-sulfur-dependent, subunit alpha, producing MPINFDSFQEWEQYCTQENIVLWKPVVEYEMIQRNRTEQEVWDRISAAYLVMCEAIETGLTQNMTSRSGMINNGAKKIRDCTITVLSEEFKTLLVKTIAAKELNSCMGRIVAAPTAGASGIVPGVLSTLQEIHHLPNQIIYEGMLVAAGIALIIERRASISGSVGGCQAETGAAAAMGAGAIVYCLKGSIKQVFDAVAITIMNMLGLVCDPIAGLVEVPCVKRNGSAAVIAFSAAQIALAGDPSIIPVDEVVDTMGEIGQNMDISLKETALGGLAATPSGKAIAEKVLNRKIVPEELIETPDTDEIPN from the coding sequence ATGCCAATAAACTTTGATAGCTTTCAAGAATGGGAGCAATATTGCACCCAAGAGAATATAGTTTTGTGGAAACCCGTTGTTGAATATGAAATGATACAACGAAATCGCACAGAACAAGAAGTTTGGGATAGAATCTCGGCGGCTTACTTAGTCATGTGTGAAGCGATAGAAACAGGACTTACCCAAAATATGACTTCTCGTAGTGGAATGATCAATAATGGGGCTAAAAAAATCCGAGATTGTACGATAACGGTTCTTTCTGAAGAATTTAAAACATTATTAGTAAAGACAATAGCTGCTAAGGAGCTAAATTCTTGTATGGGTAGAATTGTTGCTGCCCCTACGGCTGGAGCTTCTGGAATTGTGCCAGGAGTATTATCTACGTTACAAGAAATCCACCATCTACCTAACCAAATTATTTATGAAGGGATGTTGGTTGCAGCCGGCATAGCACTAATTATTGAGCGGCGTGCTTCTATTTCCGGCTCTGTGGGCGGCTGCCAGGCCGAAACCGGTGCCGCAGCCGCAATGGGAGCAGGTGCTATCGTTTATTGCTTGAAAGGAAGCATCAAGCAAGTATTTGACGCAGTAGCAATCACAATCATGAATATGCTTGGCCTCGTTTGCGACCCCATCGCCGGCTTAGTAGAAGTTCCCTGCGTAAAAAGAAATGGTTCAGCAGCCGTCATCGCCTTCTCGGCAGCCCAAATAGCCCTCGCCGGAGACCCCTCAATAATCCCAGTAGATGAAGTCGTAGATACAATGGGAGAAATCGGCCAAAATATGGATATATCCCTAAAGGAAACCGCCTTAGGAGGATTAGCCGCTACACCATCCGGAAAAGCCATCGCAGAAAAAGTCCTAAACCGAAAAATAGTTCCAGAAGAACTTATAGAAACTCCAGATACGGACGAAATACCGAACTAA
- a CDS encoding XylR N-terminal domain-containing protein produces the protein MKATDFDFSKDLKLSIETGIASFRSTRLAMFDVEAIGLLRKLLIDELGMERARQLFLRFGYQCGYADFIQMKINYTFETEMDLLASGPVIHTWEGIVRATPTEIRFNRDTGEFYFTGVWANSYEAEQHIAFCGHSKEVSCWSLMGYASGWCSAFFGSKLVAIEPVCACKGDANCGWEIKPEGEWGDIAKPYIEAFKIFS, from the coding sequence ATGAAAGCAACGGACTTCGATTTTTCCAAAGATTTAAAGCTTTCCATAGAAACGGGTATTGCTTCTTTTAGGAGTACACGTTTAGCAATGTTTGATGTAGAGGCTATTGGCTTACTTCGCAAGCTATTAATAGACGAACTTGGTATGGAAAGAGCCCGGCAATTGTTCCTTCGATTTGGCTACCAATGCGGCTATGCCGACTTTATCCAGATGAAAATAAACTATACCTTTGAAACCGAAATGGATTTATTGGCATCAGGACCTGTTATACACACTTGGGAAGGGATTGTAAGAGCAACCCCAACAGAAATTCGTTTTAATAGAGATACAGGGGAGTTTTATTTTACCGGAGTATGGGCAAACTCCTATGAGGCAGAACAACACATTGCTTTTTGTGGGCACTCTAAAGAAGTATCTTGTTGGAGTTTAATGGGATACGCCTCTGGGTGGTGCTCGGCTTTTTTCGGAAGCAAATTAGTTGCGATTGAGCCAGTTTGCGCTTGCAAAGGCGATGCTAACTGTGGTTGGGAAATAAAACCAGAAGGCGAATGGGGCGATATTGCTAAACCCTATATTGAGGCATTTAAAATATTTAGCTAA
- a CDS encoding SurA N-terminal domain-containing protein, with the protein MNKIRDRVGIVIAVIGVSMAVFILTDLISHINGGSFFKDTSAGEVLGNKIDFTEFNAHFQRALENNQRNSPNGIDEAQKEQILNSTWDSYLNDIIYANQTQKYGIEVSGKELADLFVGPDPSPIVVQVFSQGGNQYDPNQVKQVVAASKKDKNIAAQLKELEDYIAKARIQEKYNNAVKSGMFCAKSEANYKHQEEGKTVTFSFMAVNYGSVADSLVKATDTDYIRYYNDHKEEFKQTQDEVVIKYVLFPKTPSAQDTTALVEDLKKVVEDFKTTHDDSLFAASRTEVAAGFTFQNIAKLDASTQGFVNNGKEGDILGPYLEGTHFKVVKINGFKKDSLPSFKIRHIFIRTSPDSSVNLKKAQEVKAKTTKDNFAEQAMANSDDYQTKNVGGDLGWLPRGRFGEDFEKTLSRSPVGAIVGPIKSNQGYHIVEIVEKSDKLVRLATVIREIFPSNTTIKNIERAAIKFTSTIKTGADFVAAATKAGYDVRTTQPIPPSMSNIPGVEGSKEVIRLALNSDEGKIIDIRNCDNAYLFGYVATKNLAGYKSLAAVKEMITRPVLNKKKSEYIINKLSGVSGGDLEQYKTKYGTGAFVSRAENVSFSVSSIPGVGADPYILGKVFRLKQGQVSRPVAGFTGVYILKIESIKEADKMNDQQLADAVTRQADTKKSAMESKIYQGLREYAQIKDYRYRFGL; encoded by the coding sequence ATGAATAAAATCCGGGATCGCGTGGGCATTGTCATCGCGGTCATCGGGGTATCAATGGCAGTATTTATTTTAACGGATTTAATTTCACATATCAACGGAGGTTCTTTCTTTAAAGATACTTCTGCCGGGGAGGTTTTAGGTAATAAAATAGATTTTACTGAGTTCAATGCTCATTTTCAGCGAGCATTAGAAAATAATCAGCGAAATTCACCTAACGGTATTGATGAAGCCCAAAAAGAACAGATTTTGAACTCAACTTGGGATTCTTATCTGAATGATATTATTTATGCAAACCAAACCCAAAAATACGGTATTGAAGTTTCCGGAAAAGAACTTGCAGATTTATTTGTAGGCCCGGATCCTTCTCCGATTGTGGTTCAGGTTTTTTCACAAGGCGGCAACCAATATGACCCCAATCAAGTGAAGCAGGTAGTAGCAGCCAGCAAAAAAGATAAAAATATAGCTGCACAACTTAAAGAATTAGAAGACTACATCGCCAAAGCACGTATTCAGGAAAAATACAATAACGCCGTAAAATCCGGTATGTTCTGCGCAAAATCTGAGGCTAACTACAAGCACCAAGAAGAAGGTAAAACGGTTACTTTCTCTTTTATGGCTGTCAACTATGGCTCGGTAGCAGATTCTTTGGTTAAAGCCACTGATACAGATTATATCCGCTATTATAATGACCATAAAGAGGAGTTTAAGCAAACCCAAGATGAAGTAGTTATCAAATACGTTCTTTTCCCTAAAACGCCGTCTGCACAGGATACAACAGCCTTAGTAGAAGACTTAAAGAAAGTGGTAGAAGATTTCAAAACGACCCACGATGATTCTTTGTTTGCAGCCTCAAGAACCGAAGTTGCGGCAGGATTTACCTTTCAAAACATCGCTAAGTTAGATGCAAGCACTCAAGGTTTTGTTAATAACGGCAAAGAAGGCGATATTTTAGGCCCTTATTTAGAGGGAACTCATTTTAAGGTGGTCAAAATTAATGGCTTTAAGAAAGATAGTTTGCCAAGTTTTAAAATCCGTCATATATTCATTCGGACTTCTCCTGACTCTTCTGTTAATCTGAAGAAAGCGCAAGAGGTAAAAGCCAAAACCACAAAAGATAACTTTGCGGAGCAGGCTATGGCAAATTCAGATGACTACCAAACCAAAAACGTAGGTGGAGATTTAGGTTGGTTACCCAGAGGGAGATTTGGAGAAGACTTTGAAAAAACGCTTTCCCGCTCACCGGTAGGCGCTATTGTTGGCCCAATTAAATCTAATCAGGGATATCATATCGTAGAGATAGTAGAAAAATCTGACAAGTTAGTTCGCTTAGCTACTGTTATTCGTGAAATTTTCCCGAGTAACACCACTATTAAAAATATCGAACGGGCGGCAATTAAGTTTACGAGTACTATAAAAACCGGTGCTGACTTTGTGGCAGCAGCTACAAAAGCCGGTTATGATGTTCGTACAACTCAACCCATCCCCCCCTCAATGTCTAATATTCCGGGAGTTGAAGGCTCCAAAGAAGTTATCCGTTTGGCACTAAACTCAGATGAAGGCAAAATTATAGACATCCGTAACTGCGATAATGCGTATCTCTTTGGTTATGTGGCAACTAAAAACTTAGCTGGATATAAATCCTTAGCCGCCGTCAAAGAAATGATTACCCGCCCGGTTTTAAATAAAAAGAAATCCGAGTACATCATAAATAAACTTTCTGGCGTTTCGGGTGGAGATTTAGAGCAATATAAAACTAAATATGGAACCGGTGCTTTTGTAAGCCGCGCTGAAAATGTTTCATTCTCAGTTAGTTCTATCCCCGGTGTGGGAGCTGATCCATACATATTGGGCAAAGTATTTCGCCTCAAGCAAGGGCAAGTGTCAAGGCCGGTTGCAGGCTTTACCGGTGTGTATATCCTAAAGATAGAATCTATCAAAGAGGCCGATAAAATGAATGACCAACAACTTGCTGATGCCGTTACCAGACAAGCAGATACCAAGAAATCTGCCATGGAAAGCAAGATTTATCAAGGTCTTCGCGAATATGCTCAGATAAAAGATTACCGATACAGGTTTGGGTTGTAG
- the rpsT gene encoding 30S ribosomal protein S20, with product MANTSSAKKRIRQIAKRRLRNRYKLVTTRTLIKTLRKTKEKETATSLFPRVVSMIDRCSKHHIFHRNKAANLKSKLAKYINTL from the coding sequence ATGGCTAACACATCATCTGCGAAAAAGAGAATTCGCCAGATTGCTAAGAGAAGATTACGTAACCGTTACAAATTGGTTACTACTCGCACACTGATCAAAACACTCAGAAAAACCAAAGAAAAAGAAACCGCTACTTCATTATTTCCGCGTGTAGTTTCTATGATTGATCGCTGCTCCAAGCATCATATTTTTCACCGAAATAAAGCTGCAAACTTAAAATCCAAATTAGCTAAATACATAAATACTTTGTAA